In the Terriglobales bacterium genome, one interval contains:
- the rpsR gene encoding 30S ribosomal protein S18, translating into MADEKEVQAPAATETAAPEQAAPAPVAPPQRPRMGGDRGPRPGGDRGPRPGGREGGPRKFFRRKKVCKFCVEKIDSINYKDVRLLAQFVAERGKIVPRRLTGVCTPHQRRLTTAIKQARNIALLPFSSR; encoded by the coding sequence ATGGCTGACGAAAAAGAAGTGCAGGCACCCGCAGCAACCGAGACCGCCGCGCCCGAGCAGGCGGCGCCCGCCCCGGTGGCGCCGCCTCAGCGTCCCCGTATGGGAGGCGATCGTGGCCCGCGTCCCGGCGGCGACCGTGGCCCCCGTCCCGGCGGCCGCGAGGGCGGTCCCCGCAAGTTCTTCCGCCGCAAGAAGGTCTGCAAGTTCTGCGTCGAGAAGATCGATTCCATCAACTACAAGGACGTGCGCCTGCTCGCGCAGTTCGTGGCCGAGCGGGGCAAGATCGTCCCCCGCCGCCTGACTGGCGTCTGCACTCCGCACCAGCGCCGCCTGACCACGGCCATCAAGCAGGCGCGCAACATCGCCCTGCTGCCGTTCTCTTCGCGATGA